The following proteins are encoded in a genomic region of Nocardioides renjunii:
- a CDS encoding histidine phosphatase family protein, with protein sequence MRRLVLLRHGRTAWNDAGRAQGHADVPLDELGEAQAKAVAPVLAACRPVAVWSSDLARAAGTAAAVAAEAGLAPVLDPRLREFDVGPHRMGLTNEQYAARHPEEHAALLAGEIERIPGRETVDDVLGRFLPALTTYADGLGEGETGLLVSHGAALRAVVPAFLGWGTEPAETLGVLDNCGWVELEHAASTWTGGIERWRLIAWNRVVTP encoded by the coding sequence GTGAGGCGGCTCGTCCTCCTGCGCCACGGCCGCACCGCCTGGAACGACGCCGGGCGCGCGCAGGGGCACGCCGACGTGCCGCTCGACGAGCTGGGGGAGGCGCAGGCCAAGGCCGTCGCGCCGGTCCTCGCCGCGTGCCGGCCGGTCGCGGTGTGGTCCTCCGACCTCGCCCGCGCGGCCGGCACCGCCGCCGCGGTGGCCGCCGAGGCGGGACTCGCTCCCGTCCTCGACCCGCGGCTGAGGGAGTTCGACGTCGGGCCCCACCGGATGGGCCTGACCAACGAGCAGTACGCCGCCCGGCACCCCGAGGAGCACGCCGCCCTCCTCGCCGGCGAGATCGAGCGCATCCCGGGGCGCGAGACCGTCGACGACGTGCTCGGCCGCTTCCTGCCCGCGCTGACGACGTACGCCGACGGGCTGGGGGAGGGCGAGACCGGTCTCCTGGTCTCCCATGGTGCCGCCCTGCGCGCCGTCGTGCCGGCCTTCCTCGGCTGGGGCACGGAGCCGGCGGAGACGCTGGGCGTCCTCGACAACTGCGGGTGGGTCGAGCTCGAGCACGCGGCCTCGACGTGGACCGGCGGCATCGAGAGGTGGCGCCTCATCGCCTGGAACCGTGTCGTGACGCCGTGA
- a CDS encoding maleylpyruvate isomerase family mycothiol-dependent enzyme — MADLMPLAEQERSDLLGLAESLTPEQWAAPSLCEDWSVRDVVTHVVSYDELSVPQTVTTFVRGGLRPATVNEVALRRYAGLEPADVVRLVAACRRPRGLPSAMGGGIALTDGTIHHQDVRRALGMPRVIPRERLVPVLDFSLRAPTLPSRSNVTGLRLVAEDIGWTAGHGPEVAGPGEALLMAAAGRAVALDELRGEGLAILRRRVGGTAAG, encoded by the coding sequence ATGGCCGACCTGATGCCGCTCGCGGAGCAGGAGCGGAGTGACCTCCTCGGGCTCGCCGAGTCCCTGACGCCGGAGCAGTGGGCCGCCCCGTCGCTGTGCGAGGACTGGTCGGTGCGTGACGTCGTGACCCACGTGGTCAGCTATGACGAGCTGTCGGTGCCGCAGACGGTGACGACGTTCGTGCGCGGCGGCCTGCGACCCGCGACGGTCAACGAGGTCGCGCTGCGCCGGTACGCCGGGCTCGAGCCCGCCGACGTGGTCCGGCTTGTTGCGGCCTGCCGGCGTCCACGGGGGCTCCCGTCCGCCATGGGCGGAGGCATCGCGCTGACCGACGGCACGATCCACCACCAGGACGTCCGGCGGGCGCTGGGCATGCCGCGGGTCATCCCTCGGGAGCGCCTCGTGCCGGTCCTCGACTTCTCCCTGCGCGCCCCGACCCTGCCGTCGAGGAGCAACGTGACGGGGCTCCGCCTGGTCGCCGAGGACATCGGCTGGACCGCCGGCCACGGACCGGAGGTGGCGGGCCCCGGCGAGGCCCTGCTGATGGCCGCTGCGGGCCGGGCCGTCGCGCTCGACGAGCTGCGTGGGGAGGGGCTCGCGATCCTGCGTCGGCGTGTTGGCGGAACGGCCGCCGGGTGA
- a CDS encoding ArsR/SmtB family transcription factor translates to MADQTGEATAGAVARLRATAHPLRLRILSLLTAEAMSAADVARALGVTHANASYHLRVLHDIGELVVESEEKIRGGVAKRYRYDATRDLPAQGAEVGDRIAYARATAVEVERRLLDVAPGHSSSSDLEAWVPVEAWHRAVQLLHEASHVLHAAARPAGTPDTVHVSATSTAFTMTGGLTGDAVRWTPSEEHR, encoded by the coding sequence ATGGCGGACCAGACGGGCGAGGCCACGGCGGGCGCCGTGGCGCGGCTGAGGGCGACTGCGCACCCCCTGCGCCTGCGGATCCTCTCGCTGCTCACCGCGGAGGCGATGAGCGCAGCGGACGTGGCCCGCGCCCTCGGCGTGACGCACGCCAACGCGTCGTACCACCTGCGGGTCCTGCACGACATCGGCGAGCTGGTCGTCGAGAGCGAGGAGAAGATCCGCGGCGGGGTGGCGAAGCGCTATCGCTACGACGCGACGCGGGACCTGCCCGCCCAGGGGGCGGAGGTCGGCGACCGGATCGCGTACGCCCGCGCGACGGCCGTGGAGGTGGAGCGGCGGCTGCTCGACGTCGCACCCGGACACTCCTCGTCGAGCGACCTGGAGGCCTGGGTGCCGGTGGAGGCGTGGCACCGCGCGGTCCAGCTGCTGCACGAGGCGTCGCACGTCCTGCACGCGGCGGCGCGTCCCGCCGGCACGCCGGACACGGTGCACGTCAGCGCCACCTCCACCGCCTTCACGATGACGGGCGGCCTCACCGGCGACGCCGTCCGCTGGACGCCCTCCGAGGAGCACCGATGA
- the rocD gene encoding ornithine--oxo-acid transaminase has protein sequence MTATDLSTRTSSATAAHIETTERYAAHNYHPLPVVLAQGEGAWVIDVDGNRYLDCLAGYSALNFGHSNERLVAVAREQLGKLTLTSRAFFNDQLSGFAEALARLTGKDMILPMNSGAEAVETAIKVSRKWGYEVKGVPAGQASIITMQGNFHGRTTTIVSFSDDEVATAGYAPFTTGFRSVTYGDVDAVAAAIDDTTVAVLFEPIQGEGGVVMPPEGFLRDLRALCTERNVLMIADEIQSGLARSGKTFACDHEDVVPDVYIMGKALGGGIYPVSAIAADHAIMDVITPGSHGSTFGGNPLAAAIGTEVVAMLEEGTFQARAAEIGAQIEAGFRPLVGKGLMAVRVRGAWAGIDIDPALMTGRQMSEALMARGILAKDTHGSTVRFAPPLVASDEDIAGLVDAVAEILTAG, from the coding sequence ATGACCGCGACTGACCTCTCCACCCGCACCAGCAGCGCCACGGCAGCGCACATCGAGACCACCGAGCGCTACGCCGCGCACAACTACCACCCCCTGCCGGTGGTGCTGGCGCAGGGCGAGGGCGCCTGGGTCATCGACGTCGACGGCAACCGCTACCTCGACTGCCTCGCGGGCTACTCCGCGCTCAACTTCGGCCACAGCAACGAGCGCCTGGTGGCGGTCGCGCGCGAGCAGCTGGGCAAGCTCACGCTGACCAGCCGCGCGTTCTTCAACGACCAGCTCAGCGGCTTCGCCGAGGCGCTCGCGCGACTGACCGGCAAGGACATGATCCTGCCGATGAACTCCGGCGCCGAGGCCGTCGAGACCGCGATCAAGGTGAGCCGCAAGTGGGGCTACGAGGTCAAGGGCGTCCCGGCGGGCCAGGCCTCGATCATCACGATGCAGGGCAACTTCCACGGCCGCACGACGACGATCGTCAGCTTCTCCGACGACGAGGTCGCCACGGCCGGCTACGCCCCCTTCACCACGGGCTTCCGCAGCGTCACCTACGGCGACGTCGACGCGGTCGCCGCGGCCATCGACGACACCACGGTGGCCGTCCTCTTCGAGCCGATCCAGGGCGAGGGCGGCGTCGTCATGCCGCCCGAGGGCTTCCTGCGCGACCTCCGCGCGCTGTGCACCGAGCGCAACGTGCTGATGATCGCCGACGAGATCCAGTCCGGCCTCGCGCGCTCGGGCAAGACCTTCGCGTGCGACCACGAGGACGTCGTCCCCGACGTCTACATCATGGGCAAGGCGCTCGGCGGCGGCATCTACCCCGTCTCCGCCATCGCGGCCGACCACGCCATCATGGACGTCATCACCCCGGGGTCGCACGGGTCCACCTTCGGTGGCAACCCGCTCGCCGCGGCGATCGGCACCGAGGTCGTGGCGATGCTGGAGGAGGGCACCTTCCAGGCCCGCGCGGCCGAGATCGGCGCGCAGATCGAGGCCGGGTTCCGCCCGCTCGTCGGCAAGGGCCTCATGGCGGTGCGCGTCCGCGGCGCGTGGGCCGGCATCGACATCGACCCGGCGCTGATGACCGGTCGCCAGATGTCCGAGGCGCTCATGGCGCGCGGCATCCTCGCCAAGGACACCCACGGCTCGACGGTCCGCTTCGCCCCGCCGCTGGTGGCCAGCGACGAGGACATCGCCGGCCTGGTCGACGCGGTCGCCGAGATCCTCACCGCCGGCTGA
- a CDS encoding DUF4870 domain-containing protein → MSDQYPQHPQDPAAQGQPSYGQPTYGQQPYQQPSSQPQGTYRQAPATMSPEDERTWGAISHAGAVVAMICSAGFLGFLASIAVYVIQKDRGPFVRAHAANSINVQISMFIWLVVAAVIYVVLGIVTLGIGFVVFLPVFAVPLVVAGVLHVIGAVKAYNGEWWNPPFTPQLVK, encoded by the coding sequence ATGTCCGACCAGTACCCGCAGCACCCGCAGGACCCCGCCGCGCAGGGCCAGCCGTCGTACGGCCAGCCGACCTACGGCCAGCAGCCCTACCAGCAGCCTTCCTCCCAGCCACAGGGCACCTACCGGCAGGCGCCGGCCACCATGTCGCCCGAGGACGAGCGGACGTGGGGCGCGATCAGCCACGCCGGCGCCGTCGTCGCGATGATCTGCTCGGCCGGCTTCCTCGGCTTCCTGGCCTCGATCGCCGTCTACGTCATCCAGAAGGACCGCGGCCCCTTCGTGCGGGCGCACGCCGCCAACTCGATCAACGTGCAGATCTCGATGTTCATCTGGCTGGTCGTCGCCGCGGTGATCTACGTGGTCCTCGGCATCGTCACCCTCGGCATCGGGTTCGTGGTGTTCCTGCCCGTCTTCGCCGTGCCGCTGGTCGTCGCCGGCGTCCTGCACGTGATCGGGGCCGTCAAGGCCTACAACGGCGAGTGGTGGAACCCGCCGTTCACCCCCCAGCTCGTCAAGTGA
- the leuS gene encoding leucine--tRNA ligase — protein MTTDTGAHDPSATEPASYDIEATETKWQRVWGELEPFRADDHSPREKRYALTMFPYPSGDLHMGHAEVFALHDVVARYWWQRGYEVLNPMGFDSFGLPAENAAIRNDEHPDTYTRANIARSIESCQRYAASFDWSRTFNTSDPEYYRWTQWLFLKFYERGLAYRKNSPVNWCPQDQTVLANEQVVGGFCERCGAEVTKKELTQWYFKITDYAQELLDGLDELEPTWPDRVVTAQRNWIGRSEGAHVTFTLHAADGERDIEVYTTRPDTLYGATFMVVAADAALAGEIVHPDRAQALADYLVEVRKASDIDRLATDRPKTGVDLGITATNPVSGEEIPVWASDYVLADYGTGAIMAVPAHDQRDLDFARAMDLPVRRVIDTGEDDPEETGVATSGGGAYVNSGELDGLSDKVAGIRAIIERLEADGRGSGAVNYRLRDWLISRQRYWGPPIPIIHCPVDGEVPVPEDQLPVTLPMLKGSDLKPKGTSPLGGATEWVNVECPTCGGPATRDTDTMDTFVDSSWYMFRYCSPHEDDRPFDTELVNAWMPANLYVGGVEHAVLHLLYGRFFTKVLNDMGLVDFREPWSAQLNQGFVINQGKKMSKSLGNGVNLGDQLAAFGVDAVRLTLVFAGPPEDDIDWANMSPDGSLRFLQRAWRLSGDVTSAPGADVSTGDVALRRTTARTVHDAAELVENYRFNVMVARVMELVNATRKAIDSGCGPDDPAVREATEAVAVLLSLVAPYTAEEMWERLGHQPTVVRAGWPAVDEALLVEDTVTAVVQLRGKVKARLEVSPDITEADLEAAALADAGVQRALDGATVRKVVVRAPKLVNIVV, from the coding sequence ATGACGACCGACACCGGAGCCCACGACCCGAGCGCCACCGAGCCCGCGTCGTACGACATCGAGGCCACCGAGACGAAGTGGCAGCGCGTCTGGGGCGAGCTCGAGCCGTTCCGCGCCGACGACCACAGCCCGCGCGAGAAGCGCTACGCGCTGACGATGTTCCCCTACCCCAGCGGTGACCTGCACATGGGCCACGCCGAGGTGTTCGCGCTGCACGACGTGGTCGCGCGCTACTGGTGGCAGCGTGGCTACGAGGTGCTGAACCCGATGGGGTTCGACTCGTTCGGCCTGCCGGCGGAGAACGCCGCGATCCGCAACGACGAGCACCCCGACACCTACACGCGCGCCAACATCGCGCGCTCGATCGAGTCGTGCCAGAGGTACGCCGCGTCGTTCGACTGGTCGCGCACCTTCAACACCTCCGACCCGGAGTACTACCGCTGGACGCAGTGGCTGTTCCTGAAGTTCTACGAGCGCGGCCTGGCCTACCGCAAGAACAGCCCCGTCAACTGGTGCCCGCAGGACCAGACCGTGCTGGCCAACGAGCAGGTCGTCGGCGGCTTCTGCGAGCGGTGCGGGGCGGAGGTGACCAAGAAGGAGCTGACGCAGTGGTACTTCAAGATCACCGACTACGCCCAGGAGTTGCTGGACGGCCTGGACGAGCTGGAGCCCACCTGGCCGGACCGCGTGGTCACCGCGCAGCGCAACTGGATCGGCCGCTCCGAGGGCGCCCACGTGACCTTCACGCTGCACGCCGCCGACGGTGAGCGCGACATCGAGGTCTACACCACCCGTCCCGACACGCTGTACGGCGCGACGTTCATGGTCGTCGCGGCCGACGCCGCGCTGGCCGGGGAGATCGTGCACCCGGACCGCGCGCAGGCGCTGGCCGACTACCTGGTCGAGGTCCGCAAGGCCTCCGACATCGACCGGCTGGCCACCGACCGCCCGAAGACCGGCGTCGACCTGGGGATCACCGCGACCAACCCGGTCTCGGGCGAGGAGATCCCGGTGTGGGCGAGCGACTACGTCCTGGCCGACTACGGCACCGGCGCGATCATGGCCGTGCCCGCGCACGACCAGCGCGACCTCGACTTCGCCCGCGCCATGGACCTGCCGGTGCGCCGCGTCATCGACACGGGGGAGGACGACCCGGAGGAGACCGGGGTCGCCACCTCGGGCGGCGGCGCCTACGTGAACTCGGGGGAGCTGGACGGCCTGAGCGACAAGGTCGCGGGGATCCGCGCCATCATCGAGCGGCTGGAGGCCGACGGGCGCGGCTCCGGTGCGGTCAACTACCGCCTGCGCGACTGGCTGATCAGCCGTCAGCGCTACTGGGGTCCGCCGATCCCGATCATCCACTGCCCGGTCGACGGGGAGGTCCCCGTCCCCGAGGACCAGCTGCCCGTGACGCTGCCGATGCTCAAGGGCAGCGACCTGAAGCCGAAGGGCACCTCGCCGCTCGGTGGCGCCACCGAGTGGGTCAACGTGGAATGCCCCACGTGCGGGGGCCCGGCCACGCGCGACACCGACACCATGGACACGTTCGTCGACTCGTCCTGGTACATGTTCCGCTACTGCTCGCCCCACGAGGACGACCGGCCGTTCGACACCGAGCTGGTCAACGCCTGGATGCCGGCCAACCTCTACGTCGGCGGGGTGGAGCACGCCGTGCTGCACCTGCTCTACGGGCGCTTCTTCACCAAGGTGCTCAACGACATGGGCCTGGTCGACTTCCGCGAGCCGTGGTCGGCCCAGCTCAACCAGGGCTTCGTGATCAACCAGGGCAAGAAGATGAGCAAGTCGCTGGGCAACGGCGTCAACCTGGGGGACCAGCTCGCGGCCTTCGGCGTGGACGCCGTGCGGCTGACCCTGGTCTTCGCGGGTCCGCCGGAGGACGACATCGACTGGGCCAACATGTCGCCCGACGGGTCGCTGCGCTTCCTGCAGCGGGCCTGGCGGCTGTCCGGCGACGTCACCTCCGCCCCGGGCGCCGACGTGTCGACCGGTGACGTCGCGCTGCGGCGTACGACCGCGCGGACCGTGCACGACGCGGCCGAGCTGGTCGAGAACTACCGCTTCAACGTGATGGTGGCGCGGGTGATGGAGCTGGTCAACGCCACCCGCAAGGCGATCGACTCCGGCTGCGGTCCGGACGACCCGGCCGTGCGCGAGGCGACCGAGGCGGTCGCCGTGCTGCTGTCCCTGGTCGCGCCCTACACCGCGGAGGAGATGTGGGAGCGGCTGGGCCACCAGCCCACCGTCGTCCGCGCCGGCTGGCCGGCCGTCGACGAGGCGCTGCTGGTCGAGGACACCGTCACCGCCGTCGTGCAGCTCAGGGGCAAGGTCAAGGCGCGCCTCGAGGTGTCCCCGGACATCACCGAGGCCGACCTGGAGGCCGCGGCCCTGGCCGACGCCGGCGTGCAGCGGGCCCTCGACGGCGCGACCGTGCGCAAGGTGGTCGTGCGGGCGCCCAAGCTCGTGAACATCGTCGTCTGA
- a CDS encoding SDR family NAD(P)-dependent oxidoreductase, protein MGVLDHFRLDDKVVIVTGASSGLGVAFAHCFAEAGADVVLGARRADKLERVAGSVRSTGRRVHTVVTDVADPEQCQRLVDEAMAKFGRVDVLVNNAGVGTAVPATRETPEQFRSVIDVNLNGCYWMAQACGRVMQPGSSIVNISSILGITTGGLPQAAYSASKAGLGGLTRDLAQQWTGRKGIRVNALAPGFFASEMTETYPEGYIDLALQRVPAGRKGDPRELAATAVWLASDAAGYVTGQMIPVDGGLTIA, encoded by the coding sequence ATGGGAGTCCTCGATCACTTTCGCCTCGACGACAAGGTCGTCATCGTCACCGGCGCCTCGAGCGGCCTGGGGGTCGCTTTCGCCCACTGCTTCGCCGAGGCCGGGGCCGACGTGGTCCTCGGGGCGCGGCGGGCCGACAAGCTCGAGCGCGTCGCCGGCTCGGTGCGCTCGACCGGGCGCCGGGTCCACACGGTCGTGACCGACGTCGCCGACCCGGAGCAGTGCCAGCGCCTCGTCGACGAGGCGATGGCGAAGTTCGGCCGGGTCGACGTCCTGGTCAACAACGCCGGCGTCGGCACGGCGGTCCCCGCCACCCGGGAGACGCCCGAGCAGTTCCGCTCGGTCATCGACGTCAACCTCAACGGGTGCTACTGGATGGCGCAGGCGTGCGGCCGCGTGATGCAGCCCGGCTCGAGCATCGTCAACATCTCCTCGATCCTCGGCATCACGACCGGCGGCCTGCCCCAGGCGGCGTACTCCGCGTCCAAGGCGGGCCTCGGGGGCCTCACCCGCGACCTCGCCCAGCAGTGGACGGGCCGCAAGGGCATCCGGGTCAACGCCCTGGCGCCCGGGTTCTTCGCCTCGGAGATGACCGAGACCTACCCCGAGGGCTACATCGACCTCGCGCTCCAGCGCGTCCCGGCCGGCCGCAAGGGCGACCCGCGCGAGCTCGCCGCGACCGCGGTCTGGCTGGCCTCCGACGCTGCCGGCTACGTCACCGGCCAGATGATCCCGGTCGACGGCGGCCTGACGATCGCCTGA
- a CDS encoding RDD family protein — MASRLGRLAGQVTDRVVQTVDPDIVLSAVDINALLARVEIDTLLDRIDVHRLLDRVDPNSVIARVDVDAVLARVELDPVLGRVDMTALVTRVDLDTILQTVDLDRVLAGVDLDALLARVELDPVLDRIDVNRLLEGVVLDRLLARVDLTTLLTNVDLDVVLDKVDLDRVLGRVDLDRVVAAVDLDGVLDRVDVNAVLDRVDLDRVLGKVDVDRVVAAVDLDAVLRRVDVNAVLDRVDLDRVLGKVDLDRVVAGVDLDAVLRRVDVNAVLDRVDLDRVLGKVDLDRVIDKVDLDRVLDRVDLDRVLDKVDLDRVLDRVDLDAVLRRVDVNAVLDRVDLDRVLARVDVAQLVERVDVAAMVRASTGQVAVSVLDRVRVTAASLDTGVDRGVERVRPGAEADRSTTSGPVARALGALVDVLTVSGTFALGWAATAVLVDAFTRRQLGSQDGLVASVAFAVWWFVYTTGCVAVAGQTAGKWLAGTRVVRTDRTPVSARQAVVRTLVFPLSCLLAGLGLVGILVGRDHRALHDLAAGTVVVPDGDVLLRTAV, encoded by the coding sequence ATGGCGTCAAGGCTCGGCCGGCTCGCGGGGCAGGTCACCGATCGGGTCGTCCAGACGGTCGACCCCGACATCGTGCTGAGCGCCGTGGACATCAACGCGCTGCTGGCCCGGGTGGAGATCGACACCCTGCTGGACCGGATCGACGTGCACCGGCTGCTGGACCGGGTCGACCCGAACTCGGTGATCGCCCGGGTGGACGTCGACGCCGTCCTCGCGCGCGTCGAGCTCGACCCCGTGCTGGGCCGGGTCGACATGACCGCGCTGGTGACCCGCGTGGACCTCGACACGATCCTCCAAACGGTCGACCTCGACCGCGTCCTGGCGGGAGTGGACCTCGACGCGCTGCTGGCGCGCGTGGAGCTGGACCCCGTGCTGGACCGCATCGACGTCAACCGGCTGCTGGAGGGTGTCGTCCTCGACCGGCTCCTCGCCCGCGTGGACCTGACCACGCTGCTGACGAACGTCGACCTCGATGTCGTCCTCGACAAGGTGGACCTGGACCGCGTGCTCGGCAGGGTTGACCTCGATCGGGTCGTGGCCGCGGTGGACCTCGACGGGGTGCTGGACCGCGTCGACGTCAACGCGGTGCTGGACCGGGTGGACCTGGACCGCGTGCTCGGCAAGGTGGACGTGGACCGGGTCGTGGCCGCGGTGGACCTCGACGCCGTGCTGCGACGCGTCGACGTCAACGCGGTGCTGGACCGGGTGGATCTGGACCGGGTGCTCGGCAAGGTGGACCTGGACCGGGTCGTGGCCGGGGTGGACCTCGACGCCGTGCTGCGCCGGGTCGACGTCAACGCGGTGCTGGACCGGGTGGACCTGGACCGCGTGCTCGGCAAGGTGGACCTGGACCGGGTGATCGACAAGGTGGACCTGGACCGGGTGCTCGACCGGGTCGACCTCGACCGGGTGCTCGACAAGGTGGACCTCGACCGGGTGCTGGACCGGGTGGACCTCGACGCCGTGCTGCGACGCGTCGACGTCAACGCGGTGCTGGACCGGGTCGACCTCGACCGGGTCCTCGCACGTGTCGACGTCGCCCAGCTGGTGGAACGGGTGGACGTCGCAGCGATGGTCAGGGCGAGCACGGGCCAGGTGGCCGTGTCCGTGCTCGACCGGGTCCGCGTCACGGCCGCGTCGCTCGACACCGGTGTGGACCGGGGCGTGGAGCGGGTACGGCCCGGCGCTGAGGCTGACCGGTCCACCACCAGCGGGCCCGTGGCGAGGGCCCTCGGCGCCCTGGTCGACGTCCTCACCGTCAGCGGCACCTTCGCCCTGGGATGGGCCGCGACGGCCGTCCTGGTCGACGCCTTCACCCGCCGCCAGCTCGGCAGCCAGGACGGCCTCGTCGCGAGCGTCGCCTTCGCCGTCTGGTGGTTCGTCTACACGACCGGGTGCGTCGCCGTCGCCGGTCAGACGGCGGGGAAGTGGCTGGCCGGCACCCGCGTCGTACGGACCGACCGGACGCCGGTGTCGGCGCGGCAAGCCGTGGTGCGCACCCTGGTCTTCCCGCTGAGCTGCCTGCTGGCGGGGCTCGGCCTGGTGGGGATCCTCGTCGGACGGGACCACCGCGCCCTGCACGACCTCGCGGCCGGGACGGTCGTCGTACCCGACGGGGATGTCCTGCTCCGCACCGCGGTCTGA
- a CDS encoding MFS transporter, with translation MNWSESLAPLRNRNFAWYFASRLVNTFGNMMATVALAFAVLDITDSPTALGQVLAAHTIPMVALLLYGGVIADRIPRTLVLQFSNVASAISQGAIAVLVLAGHAEIWMLVCLSIVHGAVSGVGFPAMASALPQLVPRSDLQPANALVSLTRNGMMVIGPTLGALLVVTVGSGWALAVDALTWALAALLLVPVTIPPRESAGEPADTVRELREGWSFFWATPWLWIVVVGFGVLNLIHAGAWTTLGPAIADDTIGRQGWGFVLSAEAAGFLVTTVVLLRVRLERPLLLGMLGVLLMAPPMLILGVSPHLVGLVVAAFAAGAGTEVFGMGWNLAMQENIEDRMLSRAYSYDALGSFVAIPIGQIAFGPLAAVFGYRPVLIASAVAYAAIVALVLCSASVRNLPRAPATPAETVTTTTP, from the coding sequence ATGAACTGGTCCGAATCGCTCGCGCCGCTGCGCAACCGCAACTTTGCGTGGTACTTCGCCTCGCGCCTCGTCAACACGTTCGGCAACATGATGGCGACCGTCGCGCTGGCGTTCGCCGTCCTCGACATCACCGACTCCCCCACCGCCCTGGGCCAGGTGCTCGCGGCGCACACCATCCCGATGGTCGCGCTGCTGCTGTACGGAGGGGTGATCGCGGACCGGATCCCGCGCACGCTCGTGCTGCAGTTCTCCAACGTCGCCTCGGCGATCAGCCAGGGCGCGATCGCCGTTCTGGTCCTCGCCGGGCACGCGGAGATCTGGATGCTCGTGTGCCTGAGCATCGTGCACGGCGCCGTGTCGGGCGTCGGCTTCCCGGCGATGGCCAGCGCGCTCCCGCAGCTGGTCCCCCGGTCCGACCTGCAGCCGGCCAACGCGCTCGTCTCGCTCACCCGCAACGGGATGATGGTGATCGGCCCCACCCTCGGCGCCCTCCTGGTCGTCACCGTCGGGTCGGGGTGGGCCCTCGCGGTCGACGCGCTCACGTGGGCGCTCGCCGCCCTCCTGCTGGTGCCGGTGACGATCCCGCCCAGGGAGTCCGCGGGCGAGCCTGCCGACACCGTCCGTGAGCTGCGCGAGGGGTGGAGCTTCTTCTGGGCGACGCCCTGGCTCTGGATCGTCGTCGTCGGCTTCGGCGTGCTCAACCTCATCCACGCCGGCGCCTGGACCACGCTCGGTCCCGCGATCGCCGACGACACCATCGGCCGCCAGGGCTGGGGCTTCGTGCTGTCCGCGGAGGCGGCCGGGTTCCTCGTCACGACCGTCGTCCTGCTCCGGGTCCGCCTCGAGCGGCCACTCCTGCTCGGCATGCTCGGCGTGCTGCTGATGGCACCGCCCATGCTCATCCTCGGGGTCTCGCCGCACCTGGTCGGCCTGGTGGTCGCGGCCTTCGCGGCCGGCGCCGGCACGGAGGTGTTCGGCATGGGATGGAACCTGGCGATGCAGGAGAACATCGAGGACCGGATGCTGTCGCGCGCCTACTCCTACGACGCACTGGGCTCCTTCGTCGCCATCCCGATCGGCCAGATCGCGTTCGGTCCCCTCGCAGCGGTGTTCGGCTATCGGCCGGTCCTCATCGCCTCGGCCGTCGCGTACGCCGCCATCGTCGCGCTGGTCCTCTGCTCGGCGTCGGTGCGCAACCTGCCGCGCGCGCCGGCGACCCCTGCGGAGACGGTGACCACCACCACGCCGTAG
- a CDS encoding DegV family protein codes for MSQVEPPVDPRAVPRVAVVTDSTASLPADLAADRGIRVVPLQVVIGARVLDEGPDGATPEVVASALREFVPVSTSRPAPALFVQLYRELAAAGVEQVVSVHLSREMSGTFESAQLAAGEVDLPVHVVDTGQVGIATGFAALTALDVLEAGGSAQEAAEAARSRGRAATSLFYVDTLEYLRRGGRIGAAAAIVGSALSVKPLLEIVDGKVAPRERVRTASRALARLGELAVEAAGDQAVDVCVAHLSNADRAEELTAILSERLADGLEGREVMCGELGAVLGAHVGPGMVAVCVSPRPDA; via the coding sequence ATGTCCCAGGTCGAGCCCCCGGTCGATCCGCGAGCCGTGCCCCGCGTCGCGGTGGTCACCGACTCGACCGCGAGCCTGCCCGCCGACCTGGCGGCGGACCGCGGCATCCGGGTCGTGCCGCTGCAGGTCGTGATCGGCGCGAGGGTGCTCGACGAGGGGCCGGACGGCGCGACCCCGGAGGTCGTCGCCTCGGCGCTGCGCGAGTTCGTGCCGGTCAGCACCTCACGGCCGGCGCCCGCGCTGTTCGTGCAGCTCTACCGCGAGCTCGCGGCCGCCGGGGTGGAGCAGGTCGTCTCGGTGCACCTGTCCCGCGAGATGAGCGGCACCTTCGAGTCCGCCCAGCTCGCCGCCGGCGAGGTGGACCTCCCGGTGCACGTCGTCGACACCGGCCAGGTCGGCATCGCCACCGGGTTCGCCGCGCTGACCGCCCTCGACGTGCTCGAGGCCGGCGGCAGCGCGCAGGAGGCCGCCGAGGCAGCGCGGTCGCGGGGGCGGGCGGCGACGTCGTTGTTCTACGTCGACACGCTGGAGTACCTCCGTCGCGGCGGCCGGATCGGCGCGGCCGCCGCCATCGTCGGCAGCGCCCTGTCGGTCAAGCCGCTGCTCGAGATCGTCGACGGCAAGGTGGCGCCCCGCGAGCGCGTGCGTACGGCGTCGCGAGCGCTCGCCCGGCTCGGCGAGCTCGCCGTCGAGGCCGCGGGCGACCAGGCCGTCGACGTCTGTGTCGCGCACCTGTCCAACGCCGATCGCGCCGAGGAGCTGACCGCGATCCTGTCGGAGCGGCTGGCCGACGGCCTCGAGGGCCGCGAGGTGATGTGCGGCGAGCTCGGTGCCGTGCTCGGCGCGCACGTGGGACCGGGCATGGTCGCCGTCTGCGTCTCGCCCCGGCCGGACGCCTGA